The Anabaena sp. WA102 genome contains a region encoding:
- a CDS encoding AAA family ATPase — MLKELHLRSVGPSPQFDVEFADRLNIFTGDNGLGKSFLLDVAWWVLTGNWVEQPAYPQRNTETPPEIISQIITLDDDEGKNYSFKFNFSKQKWQDVNVPFHGVPLLKGIIIFVRVDGSFSIFDPARNDEDGYDFTPDTLWNGLKLKGKVISNGLIQDWVTWQNQPQKTPFQLLSNVIKQLAPHPDEWIEIGEPTRVSVDDVRDIPTINLPYGNIPITQASAGMKRILGLAYLLVWTWYEHEKASELKQQEPMNQIVLLIDEIESHLHPRWQRAILPSILSVVNQLKSNITIQALVTTHSPLVLASLEPIFDQEQDKLFLFELQGKEAELNEMFWTKQGDTVGWLTSEIFGLKQARSQESETAIEAAEAWMRNDNMNTFPEHLRTQSQIHQELQRLLPGHDPFWPRWIVTAEKRNSRLSNL, encoded by the coding sequence ATGCTAAAAGAACTTCATTTAAGGTCTGTAGGACCATCTCCTCAATTTGATGTTGAATTTGCTGATAGACTCAATATCTTTACTGGAGATAATGGATTAGGTAAAAGTTTCTTACTAGATGTTGCTTGGTGGGTACTTACTGGAAACTGGGTAGAACAACCTGCTTATCCGCAAAGAAATACAGAAACACCTCCAGAAATTATCTCCCAAATTATCACTCTAGATGATGATGAAGGAAAAAATTATTCCTTTAAATTTAATTTTTCTAAACAAAAATGGCAAGATGTAAATGTTCCCTTTCATGGTGTTCCCTTATTAAAAGGAATAATTATTTTTGTTCGCGTTGATGGAAGTTTCTCTATTTTTGATCCTGCTCGCAACGATGAAGATGGCTATGATTTTACCCCTGATACACTTTGGAATGGGTTAAAATTAAAAGGAAAAGTTATTTCTAACGGTCTTATTCAAGATTGGGTAACATGGCAAAATCAACCCCAAAAAACGCCATTTCAACTTTTATCAAATGTTATTAAACAACTTGCACCTCATCCTGATGAATGGATAGAAATAGGAGAACCAACGCGAGTATCTGTTGATGATGTGCGTGATATTCCGACAATTAATCTTCCTTATGGTAATATTCCCATTACCCAAGCATCAGCAGGAATGAAGCGGATTTTGGGACTTGCTTATTTATTAGTATGGACTTGGTATGAACACGAAAAAGCTTCTGAATTAAAGCAGCAAGAACCAATGAATCAAATAGTTTTATTAATAGATGAAATTGAGTCTCATCTCCATCCTCGCTGGCAAAGAGCGATTTTACCATCTATTTTATCAGTAGTCAATCAGTTAAAATCAAATATCACAATACAAGCTTTAGTTACTACTCATTCTCCCCTTGTGCTGGCTTCATTAGAACCAATATTTGATCAAGAACAAGATAAATTATTTCTATTTGAACTACAAGGAAAAGAGGCTGAATTAAATGAAATGTTCTGGACTAAACAAGGAGATACTGTAGGATGGTTAACATCAGAAATATTTGGACTAAAACAAGCACGTTCCCAAGAATCAGAAACCGCAATTGAAGCAGCAGAAGCGTGGATGCGTAATGATAATATGAATACTTTTCCTGAACATTTGAGAACACAATCACAAATTCATCAAGAACTGCAAAGACTTTTACCAGGACATGATCCATTTTGGCCACGTTGGATAGTTACAGCAGAAAAAAGAAATTCAAGGTTATCAAATTTATAA
- the dnaG gene encoding DNA primase produces the protein MQIPRLHPDTIEEVKLRADIVDVVSEYVVLRKRGKDFVGLCPFHDEKSPSFTVSPNKQMYYCFGCQAAGNAIKFVMDLGKRQFADVVLDLAKRYQVPVKTLEPEQRQELQRQISLRDQLYTVLASAAQFYQHTLRQSQGQKALEYLEKTRQFQQGTIQQFGLGYAPAGWETLYRYLVESKHYPVQLVEQAGLIKPRKEGGGYYDVFRDRLMIPIRDIQGRVIAFGGRTLTEEQPKYLNSPETELFSKGKTLFALDEAKDGISKVDQAVVVEGYFDAIALHAAGINNAVASLGTALSLEQVRLLLRYTESKQLILNFDADKAGTTATERAIGEIANLAYTGEVQLKILNLPNGKDADEYLHSHTPADYQQLLTNAPLWLDWQIQNIIKNRDLKQATDFQQVTQQIVKLLQNIVNSDTLNYYVSYCAEILSLGDTRLIPLRVENLLTQIKPSSVKSLNSRTSKPLTKTPKLSLVNTERSLLERGEASLLIVYLHSSQDRQIIIEDLETRNLEFSLSHHRFLWQQIAEFPLDEIDLISSVQNKYLELSEELEIVSHLFHLNEKIKQEILVNPHRNPYIIQTALACMERVFREKRYYYFREQWEKIDPQTEPEKSKYYAEAMYIEKIHLHDLEKQRQFSITDLI, from the coding sequence ATGCAAATTCCTCGTTTACATCCAGACACTATTGAAGAAGTTAAACTCCGGGCTGATATTGTTGATGTAGTCTCGGAGTATGTAGTCTTGCGGAAACGGGGTAAAGATTTTGTCGGGTTATGCCCTTTTCATGATGAGAAAAGTCCTAGTTTTACAGTTAGTCCCAATAAGCAAATGTATTATTGCTTTGGCTGTCAAGCTGCGGGTAATGCAATTAAATTTGTCATGGATTTGGGAAAACGCCAATTTGCAGATGTGGTACTAGATTTAGCAAAGCGTTATCAAGTCCCGGTTAAAACTTTAGAACCTGAACAAAGACAAGAATTACAACGGCAGATATCTTTACGTGATCAATTATATACTGTTCTCGCTTCTGCTGCTCAATTTTATCAACACACTTTAAGACAATCTCAAGGACAAAAAGCATTAGAGTATTTAGAAAAAACTCGTCAATTTCAGCAAGGAACAATTCAACAATTTGGTTTAGGTTATGCTCCTGCGGGTTGGGAAACTCTTTACCGTTATTTGGTGGAAAGTAAACATTATCCGGTGCAATTGGTAGAACAAGCGGGATTAATTAAACCCCGGAAAGAAGGGGGCGGATATTATGATGTATTCCGCGATCGCCTAATGATTCCCATTCGTGATATCCAAGGGAGAGTAATTGCTTTTGGTGGCAGAACTTTAACAGAAGAACAACCGAAATATCTCAATTCTCCAGAAACAGAATTATTTAGTAAGGGGAAAACCCTATTTGCTTTAGATGAAGCGAAAGACGGTATTTCTAAAGTAGATCAAGCTGTGGTTGTCGAAGGGTATTTTGATGCGATCGCTCTCCATGCAGCCGGAATTAATAACGCCGTTGCTTCCCTTGGTACAGCCTTAAGTTTAGAACAAGTGCGGCTCTTATTACGTTACACAGAATCCAAACAATTAATCCTGAATTTCGATGCTGATAAAGCCGGAACAACCGCCACAGAAAGGGCAATTGGTGAAATTGCTAATTTGGCTTATACAGGGGAAGTCCAATTAAAAATTCTCAATTTACCCAATGGTAAAGATGCTGACGAATATCTACATAGTCATACCCCAGCAGATTATCAACAACTATTAACAAATGCGCCACTTTGGCTAGATTGGCAAATTCAAAATATTATTAAAAATCGAGATTTAAAACAAGCTACCGATTTTCAACAAGTCACCCAACAAATAGTTAAACTATTGCAGAATATAGTTAATAGTGATACACTTAATTATTATGTTTCCTACTGTGCAGAAATCCTGAGTTTAGGAGATACTAGACTCATACCTTTAAGAGTTGAAAATCTCTTAACTCAAATTAAACCTAGTAGTGTAAAATCCCTAAATTCGCGCACAAGTAAACCGCTGACTAAAACACCAAAGCTATCTTTAGTTAACACAGAACGCAGTTTACTAGAACGAGGCGAAGCATCATTATTAATAGTTTATCTTCATTCTTCCCAAGATCGGCAAATCATTATTGAAGATTTAGAAACCCGCAATTTAGAATTTAGTCTTTCTCATCATCGCTTTTTGTGGCAACAAATTGCCGAATTTCCATTAGATGAAATTGATTTAATTTCCAGTGTCCAAAATAAATATTTAGAATTATCAGAAGAATTGGAAATTGTTTCTCATCTATTTCATCTAAACGAAAAAATAAAACAGGAAATATTAGTTAATCCCCATCGTAATCCCTATATCATCCAAACAGCATTAGCTTGTATGGAGAGAGTATTTAGAGAAAAACGCTATTATTACTTTAGGGAACAATGGGAAAAAATAGATCCTCAAACCGAACCAGAAAAATCTAAATATTATGCTGAAGCCATGTATATAGAAAAAATCCATTTACACGACCTTGAGAAACAGCGACAATTTTCTATTACCGATTTAATTTAG
- a CDS encoding protoglobin domain-containing protein produces the protein MAIEPRAFLTTMETRIGLTAEDKKVMQANTDWGTAVAEEMANHFYAYLGRDEEMNGILNATEGRVHRLHATFIDWFNQMFTGMDNWGDEYAKCRWHIGLVHVKIGIGPQHVVPAMAVVVDKVGKKLKADGKSDELKDALAKVCMIDLAFIEQAYVEVSSAAVLKETGWSAALFRRLIATGASDM, from the coding sequence ATGGCTATTGAACCTCGCGCTTTTTTGACCACCATGGAAACTCGGATTGGTCTGACAGCTGAAGATAAAAAGGTAATGCAAGCAAATACAGATTGGGGAACAGCAGTTGCTGAAGAAATGGCAAATCATTTTTATGCTTACCTGGGACGTGATGAAGAAATGAATGGTATTTTAAATGCCACTGAGGGACGAGTTCATCGGTTACACGCCACCTTTATTGACTGGTTTAATCAGATGTTCACAGGTATGGATAATTGGGGTGATGAATATGCAAAATGTCGTTGGCACATTGGCTTGGTTCATGTGAAAATTGGTATTGGTCCTCAGCACGTAGTTCCAGCAATGGCAGTTGTGGTTGATAAAGTCGGTAAAAAACTCAAAGCTGATGGTAAATCAGATGAATTAAAAGATGCCTTGGCTAAAGTTTGTATGATTGATTTAGCTTTTATTGAACAAGCTTATGTAGAAGTTTCTTCTGCTGCGGTACTTAAAGAAACTGGTTGGTCAGCAGCCTTATTCAGACGTTTGATTGCTACTGGTGCATCTGATATGTAA
- a CDS encoding hydrocarbon-binding protein, with the protein MSLRKELGDFNSIVCFKSAITGMEEALGEKATAIALTTAGRTRGKKLAEDLGLAGSTLSLDDAAGKLKQALGKEGTCLCIVEKIVADGELIRVYTTETLCSAGEVAGSPRKCTFTMGAVWGAVEQLIGKRLRGVHTDSVLRGGTHDVFEFTPL; encoded by the coding sequence ATGTCATTACGCAAAGAACTAGGCGATTTTAATAGTATTGTCTGTTTTAAATCTGCTATTACAGGTATGGAAGAAGCTCTTGGGGAAAAAGCTACAGCTATTGCCCTAACTACAGCCGGTCGTACTAGGGGTAAAAAGTTAGCTGAAGATTTAGGTTTAGCAGGATCTACACTTTCATTAGATGATGCAGCCGGTAAATTAAAACAGGCTTTAGGTAAAGAAGGTACTTGTTTGTGTATTGTTGAAAAAATTGTTGCTGACGGCGAACTTATTAGAGTCTATACAACTGAAACCTTATGTTCTGCTGGTGAAGTAGCAGGTTCACCCCGTAAATGCACTTTTACTATGGGTGCAGTTTGGGGTGCTGTTGAACAACTAATTGGTAAACGGTTGAGAGGAGTACATACTGACTCAGTCCTCAGAGGTGGTACTCATGATGTGTTTGAATTCACTCCTTTGTAG
- a CDS encoding DUF4388 domain-containing protein, whose translation MFNSQVLRPVCALFQIKDGQFKFEPITALPLGEMTGLSMSATEVILIGLRALRDWNALAEKLPDPTSGLSGLSSKQPKLQLNAQEWQVWEFANGEVALAKIADQLNLAVDTVLQIAFRLIVIGSAEEHFMVAATSISMTEEVSTYEIPIVAPVPEPAQKPAVSQSFLKNLVGFLRSKTA comes from the coding sequence TTGTTTAACTCTCAAGTTCTCCGTCCAGTCTGTGCCTTATTTCAAATTAAAGATGGTCAGTTCAAATTTGAACCAATTACAGCTTTACCATTGGGAGAAATGACAGGTTTGAGTATGTCCGCAACCGAAGTTATATTAATCGGATTGCGAGCATTACGAGACTGGAATGCCTTAGCTGAAAAACTACCAGATCCCACCTCTGGCTTATCAGGTCTAAGTTCAAAACAGCCCAAATTACAGCTAAATGCTCAAGAATGGCAAGTATGGGAATTTGCCAATGGTGAAGTTGCCCTAGCCAAAATCGCCGATCAACTTAATCTCGCCGTAGATACAGTATTGCAAATAGCTTTCCGTCTCATTGTGATTGGTTCAGCAGAAGAACATTTTATGGTTGCGGCTACTTCTATCTCCATGACCGAGGAAGTTTCTACTTACGAAATACCCATAGTTGCACCAGTTCCAGAACCGGCTCAAAAGCCAGCAGTTAGTCAATCATTTCTCAAAAATTTAGTCGGTTTTCTGCGGAGTAAAACTGCTTAA
- a CDS encoding transposase — protein sequence MRLKNFPEVVKTILKPLPKKDYPVLDTFSFVSVWLQYVMDKSIVSMRDLFQRLNNQGIDLKISNFSKASKKRDTQVFLEIITELNNQLRKKKGKEETQALFPIDSTIITLTSKLLWSQGYHQVKLFCGLDSLTSEVGGMVIHFGQGHDHKYGQETVEAIPSKGVGIMDRGFASSERISELKQQKNKAFVLRIKNNVTLEMLENGNCKVGKDEREVEIRVVAFCDIETKSEFRLATNLLNEGEEQVSNQEIMEIYIQRWQIELLWKFLKMHLKLDRLMTKNENGIRIQIMCCLIAYLILQLIEIPQEFGKTLLDKLRYLQSYMCQEISYVHWFRKLIWIR from the coding sequence ATGCGCTTAAAGAATTTCCCAGAAGTGGTCAAAACAATATTGAAACCATTGCCCAAAAAAGATTATCCAGTTCTGGACACATTTTCATTTGTATCAGTGTGGTTACAGTATGTCATGGATAAAAGTATAGTGAGTATGAGAGATTTATTTCAAAGACTAAATAATCAAGGGATAGATTTAAAAATATCAAATTTTTCCAAGGCAAGTAAAAAGAGAGATACTCAAGTATTTTTGGAGATAATAACTGAATTAAACAATCAACTGAGAAAGAAAAAAGGAAAGGAAGAAACCCAAGCATTATTTCCTATAGATTCAACAATTATTACATTAACAAGTAAATTATTATGGAGTCAAGGATATCATCAAGTAAAACTATTTTGTGGGTTAGATAGTTTGACATCAGAAGTTGGTGGAATGGTGATTCATTTTGGGCAAGGACATGACCATAAATATGGACAAGAAACAGTAGAAGCAATTCCGTCAAAAGGAGTAGGGATAATGGATAGAGGATTTGCATCCTCCGAAAGAATATCTGAATTAAAACAACAAAAAAATAAAGCTTTTGTCTTAAGAATTAAAAATAATGTCACTTTAGAAATGCTAGAAAATGGTAATTGTAAAGTTGGCAAAGATGAAAGAGAAGTGGAAATTAGAGTAGTAGCATTTTGTGATATAGAAACTAAGAGTGAATTTCGTTTAGCAACAAACTTATTAAATGAAGGAGAAGAGCAAGTTAGTAATCAAGAGATTATGGAAATTTACATACAAAGATGGCAAATTGAATTGTTATGGAAATTCTTAAAAATGCACCTCAAGTTAGACAGACTTATGACAAAGAATGAGAATGGAATTAGAATTCAGATAATGTGCTGTTTAATCGCTTATTTGATATTGCAACTAATAGAAATACCGCAAGAATTTGGCAAAACTTTATTAGATAAACTCCGTTATCTTCAGTCCTATATGTGTCAGGAAATAAGTTATGTTCATTGGTTTAGAAAACTTATTTGGATAAGATGA
- a CDS encoding sensor histidine kinase: MNRPIQFNNHPFRFLLYLEWLLLGFSALMALMPSPSPRFSAMYPELTICSLTIFGLMGLRLPTFNKTNKIIYTALEVILILITGFFGGRSARLFPFLYLILVTRSCLIFQLPGRLTVTLSSFILFLFTLRQRIPPGRFSPIAQERFRFFSFSLAVLFGLSLVFVLLLMNTVLAERQSRDKLQAANEKLRQYALKIESQATLEERNRIAREIHDSLGHSLTALNLQLETALKLSKHDIPRAMTFLVTAKELGSKALQDVRQSVSTMRYHPLQGQTLEEAIKVLAADFQRYNGILPSCQISIISPLSMEISTPIYRIIQESLTNISKYAQATEVQLELITTLAGLKLIIQDNGKGFEVGQNTTGFGLQSMRDRTLALGGEFQINSSHNHGCQIIVDIPYSRSVEC, from the coding sequence ATGAATCGTCCTATTCAGTTTAATAATCATCCTTTTCGATTTCTTTTGTATTTAGAATGGCTATTATTGGGATTTTCAGCGTTAATGGCATTAATGCCATCTCCCTCACCGCGCTTTTCGGCAATGTATCCAGAATTGACAATTTGTAGTTTAACAATTTTTGGTTTAATGGGGTTAAGATTGCCTACTTTCAATAAAACCAATAAAATTATTTATACAGCATTGGAAGTTATCTTAATTTTAATTACTGGTTTTTTCGGTGGTAGAAGTGCCAGACTTTTCCCCTTTCTCTATTTAATTTTGGTAACTCGTAGTTGTTTAATTTTTCAACTTCCCGGACGATTAACAGTTACTTTATCTTCATTTATTTTATTTCTATTTACTCTGCGACAACGGATACCTCCTGGAAGATTTTCACCAATAGCTCAGGAAAGATTTAGATTTTTCAGTTTTAGTTTGGCGGTTCTATTTGGTTTAAGTTTAGTATTTGTTTTACTACTAATGAATACTGTTTTGGCTGAACGGCAAAGTAGAGATAAACTGCAAGCTGCTAACGAAAAACTCCGTCAATATGCCTTGAAAATTGAAAGTCAGGCAACTTTGGAAGAACGCAACCGCATTGCTAGAGAAATTCATGATTCTTTAGGACATTCTCTGACGGCTTTAAATCTGCAATTAGAAACTGCTTTAAAATTATCAAAACATGATATACCTAGAGCGATGACGTTTTTAGTCACTGCAAAAGAACTTGGTTCAAAAGCCTTACAAGATGTCCGGCAATCGGTTTCTACTATGAGATACCATCCTTTACAGGGACAAACCTTAGAGGAGGCAATTAAGGTTCTTGCAGCGGATTTTCAGCGTTATAATGGCATTTTACCTAGTTGTCAAATTTCTATTATCTCTCCACTGTCTATGGAAATCAGCACTCCTATTTATCGAATCATCCAAGAATCATTAACGAATATTTCTAAATATGCCCAAGCTACAGAAGTTCAATTAGAATTAATAACAACTTTAGCAGGGTTGAAGTTAATAATTCAGGATAATGGCAAAGGTTTTGAAGTGGGGCAAAATACTACTGGATTTGGTTTACAAAGTATGCGCGATCGCACTTTAGCATTAGGAGGCGAATTTCAGATTAACAGTAGCCATAATCATGGTTGTCAAATAATAGTTGATATCCCTTATTCCAGAAGTGTTGAATGTTAG
- a CDS encoding Spy/CpxP family protein refolding chaperone, which translates to MKLKTLSLIAGTLALTLIATPFAVQAEQNSSSPQAGQEWQKESPAKKLNLTPEQKAKIKEIRSNTRTQIEAVLTPEQKTKLQATMAEYKAQRQQGQEQRREGRGKKGDIFASLGLTAEQKAKMKEIKESSKQQMDAVLTPEQRSQIKQMRENMRSRRQQNKPQ; encoded by the coding sequence ATGAAACTGAAGACATTATCACTAATTGCTGGTACTCTGGCTTTGACTTTAATCGCAACTCCCTTTGCAGTTCAAGCAGAACAAAATTCATCTTCACCCCAAGCTGGTCAGGAATGGCAAAAAGAAAGTCCAGCTAAAAAGTTGAATTTGACCCCTGAACAAAAAGCTAAAATAAAAGAAATTCGTAGCAATACCCGCACTCAAATTGAAGCTGTTTTGACACCCGAACAAAAGACTAAATTACAAGCCACAATGGCAGAATATAAAGCACAACGTCAACAAGGACAAGAGCAACGCAGAGAAGGACGTGGAAAAAAAGGTGATATTTTTGCTTCATTAGGCTTAACTGCTGAACAAAAAGCTAAAATGAAAGAAATTAAAGAATCATCAAAACAACAAATGGACGCGGTATTAACTCCTGAACAGCGATCGCAAATTAAGCAAATGCGCGAAAATATGCGTTCTCGTCGTCAACAAAATAAACCCCAATAA
- a CDS encoding type ISP restriction/modification enzyme yields MNNLQTYIQEITQIYQQQNATEHTYRPALKKLIDSLDSQIQAINEPKRIACGAPDFVVKNGILEIGHIEAKDIGISLKKVEKTTQMGRYFQALGNLILTDYLEFRWYIQGELKLTASLGTIDKNKKIKVDKEGIQEVDQLLRQFLLAKVPQVTTPKDLAKRMASLAQLMRDAIKTALHDVDNGGMLRQQLESFQRVLIKDLTVEQFADMYAQTICYGLFAARCNTDNVNTFSRETAAFKLPKTNPFLRSIFGQIAGPDLDDRISWAVDNLANILQQTEMAEILKDFGKRTRREDPVVHFYETFLAEYDPKMRESRGVYYTPEPVVDYIVKSVDYILKHKFNISKGLADSKKIKIPNPKGEGTIETHQVLILDPAVGTGTFMHSVIDFIYDKFKSQKGMWSSYVSQHLLPRLFGFELLMAPYTVAHMKLGLQLQELGYDFSSDERLRIYLTNTLQEAFQIPAADGFMNRIRDEAEAAKDIKQDVPVMVILGNPPYSYESINTDPWIVGLVRDYYQVDGKPLGERNPKGLLDDYVKFIRFAQHRVSETGYGIVALITNHGYLDNPTFRGMRQNLMQTFDEIYVLDLHGNSKKKEVCPDGSQDKNVFDIQQGVAISIFIKYEHSQQKLASVYHADLWGMREVYENKELVGGKYHWLAENDISSTDWKIVKPEAKFYLFNPQNTSLSSEYEQGWKVIDIMLVNAAGIKTHRDHFAIDFEEESITQKFRELRETNLSNEDYSNKYNIHDHQDWRLDKVRQLIRLDNQWEDKIISCLYRPFDWRYCYYSDLIMDRPRRELLDHVFRKDNLCLGLGRQGIAVNDPIWSLVSVANQPIDTNIFRRGGVNIFPLYLYPTDTPTLFDSIPTNTPRGRKPNLSPEFIIEFSQKLDLEFMFDGKSDKNKTFRPEDIFNYIYAIFHSPIYRQRYAEFLKIDFPRVPLTANSALFWELVIKGDKLVKYHLMKETGTEISTYPIPGSDIVEQVKYNENHQQIWINSEQYFDQVPQQIWNFYIGGYQVCQKWLKDRKGRQLNFDDISHYQNIISIISETIKIMEDIDQIIEKYGGFPLE; encoded by the coding sequence ATGAATAATCTACAAACCTACATTCAAGAAATTACGCAAATTTATCAACAACAAAATGCCACAGAACATACTTATCGCCCAGCATTAAAGAAGTTAATAGATTCTTTAGATTCTCAAATTCAAGCTATTAATGAACCGAAAAGAATAGCTTGCGGTGCGCCAGATTTTGTGGTAAAAAATGGTATTTTAGAAATTGGACATATTGAAGCTAAAGATATTGGTATTTCTCTCAAGAAAGTAGAAAAAACTACCCAAATGGGGCGTTATTTTCAGGCTTTGGGTAATTTGATTTTAACTGATTATTTAGAATTTCGCTGGTATATTCAAGGAGAATTAAAATTAACTGCATCTTTAGGAACAATTGATAAAAACAAAAAAATCAAAGTTGATAAAGAAGGAATACAAGAAGTTGACCAACTTTTACGGCAATTTTTATTAGCTAAAGTTCCCCAAGTCACCACACCGAAGGATTTAGCTAAACGTATGGCCAGTTTAGCGCAATTGATGAGAGATGCTATTAAAACGGCTTTACATGATGTAGATAATGGGGGAATGTTACGTCAGCAGTTAGAGTCATTTCAAAGAGTATTAATTAAGGATTTGACGGTAGAACAATTTGCGGATATGTATGCCCAAACTATTTGTTATGGGTTATTTGCAGCGCGGTGTAATACTGATAATGTTAATACTTTTTCACGGGAAACAGCAGCTTTTAAATTACCAAAAACTAACCCATTTTTAAGGAGTATTTTTGGACAAATAGCAGGACCAGATTTAGATGATAGAATTAGTTGGGCTGTGGATAATTTAGCGAATATTCTGCAACAAACGGAAATGGCAGAAATTCTTAAAGATTTTGGTAAACGTACCCGCAGAGAAGATCCTGTTGTGCATTTTTATGAGACGTTTTTGGCAGAATATGATCCAAAAATGCGAGAATCAAGAGGGGTTTATTATACTCCTGAACCTGTGGTTGATTATATTGTTAAAAGTGTGGATTATATTCTCAAACATAAGTTTAATATTAGTAAAGGTTTAGCAGATTCTAAAAAGATTAAAATCCCCAATCCCAAGGGTGAGGGAACTATCGAAACTCATCAAGTTTTGATTTTAGATCCTGCGGTGGGTACGGGAACTTTTATGCACAGTGTGATTGATTTTATTTATGATAAGTTTAAATCTCAAAAAGGAATGTGGTCAAGTTATGTTAGTCAACATTTATTACCCCGTTTATTTGGGTTTGAATTGTTGATGGCACCTTATACTGTAGCACACATGAAATTAGGTTTACAGTTGCAAGAATTGGGTTATGATTTTAGTTCTGATGAACGGTTAAGGATTTATTTAACAAATACATTACAAGAGGCTTTTCAAATTCCTGCTGCTGATGGTTTTATGAACAGAATTAGAGATGAAGCAGAAGCAGCAAAAGATATAAAACAAGATGTTCCTGTGATGGTAATTTTAGGAAATCCTCCCTATTCTTATGAATCTATAAATACTGATCCTTGGATTGTAGGATTAGTTAGAGATTATTATCAAGTAGATGGTAAACCTTTAGGAGAAAGAAACCCGAAAGGATTATTAGATGATTATGTAAAGTTTATCCGTTTTGCTCAACATCGGGTTTCGGAAACGGGTTATGGTATTGTGGCTTTAATTACAAATCATGGTTATTTAGATAATCCCACTTTTCGAGGAATGCGTCAAAATTTGATGCAAACTTTTGATGAGATTTATGTTTTAGATTTACATGGTAATAGCAAGAAAAAAGAAGTTTGTCCTGACGGTTCACAGGATAAAAATGTATTTGATATTCAGCAAGGTGTAGCAATCAGTATTTTTATTAAATATGAACATAGTCAGCAAAAGTTAGCATCTGTTTATCATGCTGATTTATGGGGTATGAGAGAGGTTTATGAAAATAAGGAGTTAGTTGGAGGTAAGTATCATTGGTTAGCTGAAAATGATATTAGTTCAACTGATTGGAAAATTGTCAAACCTGAAGCTAAATTTTATTTATTTAACCCTCAAAATACCAGTTTATCATCAGAGTATGAACAAGGATGGAAAGTTATTGATATCATGCTAGTGAATGCTGCTGGTATAAAAACCCATAGAGATCATTTTGCTATTGATTTTGAGGAGGAAAGCATTACTCAAAAATTTAGAGAATTGCGAGAAACTAATTTATCTAATGAAGACTATAGCAATAAATATAATATTCACGATCATCAAGATTGGCGATTAGATAAAGTCCGTCAATTAATTCGCTTAGATAATCAATGGGAAGATAAAATAATTAGTTGTTTATATCGCCCTTTCGATTGGCGTTACTGTTATTATAGTGATCTAATAATGGATAGGCCTAGACGAGAATTACTTGATCATGTTTTTAGAAAAGATAATTTATGTTTAGGTTTAGGTCGTCAAGGAATTGCTGTAAATGATCCTATCTGGTCTTTGGTATCAGTTGCGAACCAACCTATTGATACTAATATTTTTAGAAGAGGTGGAGTTAATATTTTCCCTCTTTACCTTTACCCAACAGATACCCCAACTTTATTTGATTCTATCCCAACTAATACACCTAGAGGACGTAAACCGAATTTATCCCCAGAATTTATTATTGAATTTTCCCAAAAACTAGATTTAGAATTTATGTTTGATGGAAAATCAGATAAAAATAAAACCTTTAGACCAGAGGATATTTTTAATTACATTTACGCTATCTTTCATTCTCCTATTTACCGTCAACGCTACGCCGAATTTTTAAAGATTGATTTTCCTCGCGTTCCTTTAACTGCCAATTCTGCGCTTTTTTGGGAATTAGTAATCAAAGGTGATAAATTAGTAAAATATCATCTCATGAAAGAAACAGGAACAGAAATTTCTACTTATCCCATTCCTGGTTCTGATATTGTGGAACAAGTGAAATATAATGAAAATCATCAACAAATTTGGATAAATTCTGAACAGTATTTTGATCAAGTTCCGCAACAAATTTGGAATTTTTATATTGGAGGTTATCAAGTTTGTCAAAAATGGCTGAAAGATAGAAAAGGGAGACAATTGAATTTTGATGATATTAGCCATTATCAAAATATAATTTCCATCATATCGGAAACTATTAAGATTATGGAAGATATTGATCAAATTATTGAAAAATATGGCGGTTTTCCGTTAGAATAA